One part of the Granulicella arctica genome encodes these proteins:
- a CDS encoding sugar phosphate isomerase/epimerase family protein encodes MKPGVSTHVFLQQRLHHGMLDALRTGGARTIEIFAARHHFDYADRSSIRDIADWFHSNDVACTLHQPLYTEANWSRHVAPTINLIDVEKSRRINAMDEVKRAIDSAEQIPFTAVTLHLGQKDDTWSPRSLEHSLTAIEHLKAFAHPLGVKILLQNLQNEVTTPEHLLEIVRVGHFDSVNICLDVAHAHLAAPEHNVGVDAAFELLAPRIAEIKLHDNHGQRDEHLWPGSGSIDWKNIARHIATLKPTIPTILEIAHELNETLDSAAKKSSDFFSTQSRLTDDLLQSNPA; translated from the coding sequence ATGAAGCCCGGCGTCTCCACTCACGTCTTTCTCCAGCAGCGCCTCCACCACGGCATGCTCGACGCCCTGCGCACCGGCGGAGCCCGCACCATCGAGATCTTCGCCGCCCGCCACCACTTCGACTACGCCGACCGCTCCTCCATCCGCGATATCGCCGACTGGTTCCACTCCAACGACGTCGCCTGTACCCTGCACCAGCCCCTCTACACCGAGGCCAACTGGTCCCGCCACGTCGCCCCCACCATCAACCTCATCGACGTCGAAAAATCCCGCCGCATCAACGCCATGGACGAGGTCAAGCGAGCCATCGACTCCGCCGAGCAGATCCCCTTCACCGCCGTCACCCTCCACCTCGGCCAGAAGGACGATACCTGGAGCCCACGCTCCCTCGAGCACTCCCTCACTGCCATCGAGCACCTCAAAGCCTTCGCCCACCCCCTAGGCGTCAAAATCCTCCTCCAAAATCTCCAGAACGAGGTCACCACCCCCGAGCACCTCCTCGAGATCGTCCGCGTCGGCCACTTCGACTCCGTCAACATCTGCCTCGACGTAGCCCACGCGCATCTCGCAGCTCCCGAACATAACGTCGGTGTAGACGCCGCCTTCGAGCTCCTCGCGCCCCGCATCGCCGAGATCAAGCTCCACGACAACCACGGCCAGCGCGACGAACACCTCTGGCCCGGCTCCGGCTCCATCGACTGGAAGAACATCGCCCGCCACATCGCCACCCTCAAGCCCACCATCCCCACCATCCTCGAGATCGCCCACGAGCTCAACGAGACCCTCGACTCCGCTGCCAAAAAATCCTCCGACTTCTTTTCCACCCAATCCCGCCTCACCGACGACCTCCTCCAATCCAACCCCGCCTAA
- a CDS encoding SGNH/GDSL hydrolase family protein — MRMQVAVCAMLAAGAMYGQSVAPAPETVSAKEIAGMQAKLQDWPNLSRYKAANAMLSPSTLGDGRVVFYGDSITDAWVANGGKFFPTKPYVNRGISGQTTPQMVVRFRQDVINLHPAAVVILAGTNDIAGNTGPETQEEIQDNFKSMIDLAKANGIRVIIASVLPAVDYPWRPGLHPALKIQALNNWLAGYCVNHTVTYLDYYSAMADDNGGMKPGISLDGVHPNAAGYAIMEPLAQAAIDRAIGRR, encoded by the coding sequence ATGAGGATGCAGGTAGCGGTGTGCGCGATGCTGGCGGCGGGTGCGATGTATGGACAGTCTGTTGCTCCGGCTCCAGAGACTGTAAGCGCGAAAGAGATTGCGGGGATGCAGGCGAAGCTACAGGATTGGCCGAACCTGAGTCGTTATAAGGCTGCGAATGCTATGTTGAGCCCGAGTACCCTTGGCGACGGGCGAGTGGTGTTCTATGGGGATTCGATTACGGATGCGTGGGTGGCGAATGGGGGGAAGTTTTTCCCGACCAAGCCGTATGTGAACCGGGGGATCAGTGGGCAGACGACGCCGCAGATGGTGGTGCGGTTTCGGCAGGACGTGATCAACCTGCATCCGGCGGCGGTGGTGATTCTGGCGGGGACGAATGATATCGCGGGGAATACGGGGCCGGAGACGCAGGAGGAGATCCAGGACAACTTCAAATCGATGATCGACCTGGCGAAGGCGAATGGGATTCGGGTGATTATTGCGTCGGTGCTGCCGGCGGTGGACTATCCGTGGCGTCCGGGGCTGCATCCGGCGCTGAAGATCCAGGCGCTGAATAACTGGCTGGCCGGGTATTGCGTGAACCATACGGTCACGTATCTGGACTACTACTCAGCGATGGCGGATGACAACGGCGGGATGAAGCCGGGGATCAGTCTCGATGGAGTGCATCCGAACGCGGCGGGGTACGCGATTATGGAGCCGCTGGCGCAGGCGGCGATCGATAGGGCGATTGGGAGGCGTTAG
- the asnS gene encoding asparagine--tRNA ligase, with translation MQPTIATIASLSAHEGHTVTLRGWLYNLRASGKLLFPIFRDGTGTIQGIVPKAAVSEEVFETLKNLTLESSLTVTGKVRADSRAPSGFELDVENVEVLQRVPEETPFPITLKEHGVDFLMEHRHLWLRTPRQSAILRVRATIMRAAAEFFDTSGFIRTDPPILTPNACEGTSELFEMDYFDDDKAYLTQSGQLYIEATALALGKVYSFGPTFRAEKSKTRRHLTEFWMIEPEVAFLELDGLLDLAENFITHIVTTVLTHHRADLKVIGRDIAKLEAVLGITPSTSSVILSEAKDPCISSEAPQTPARTQADNPIPDGAEGASATRSAFPRLSYDEAHAMLEDAFAKGLIETRHKEGDDFGSPDETYISSQFDRPVMIHRYPSAIKAFYMQPDPLDPTRALCVDVLAPEGYGEIIGGSQRVDSYDLLKSRIEAHNLPLAAFQWYLDLRKYGSVPHSGFGMGIERAVAWICGLDHVRETIPFARTLNRIYP, from the coding sequence ATGCAACCGACCATCGCCACCATCGCCTCCCTCTCTGCCCATGAAGGTCACACCGTCACCCTCCGCGGCTGGCTCTATAACCTCCGCGCCTCCGGCAAGCTCCTCTTCCCCATCTTCCGCGACGGAACCGGCACCATCCAGGGCATCGTCCCCAAGGCAGCCGTCTCCGAAGAGGTCTTCGAGACCCTGAAGAACCTCACCCTCGAATCCTCCCTCACTGTCACCGGCAAGGTCCGCGCCGACTCCCGCGCCCCCTCCGGCTTCGAACTCGACGTAGAAAACGTAGAAGTCTTGCAAAGAGTCCCCGAAGAAACCCCCTTCCCCATCACCCTCAAAGAGCACGGCGTCGACTTTCTCATGGAGCACCGCCACCTCTGGCTCCGCACCCCCCGCCAGTCCGCCATCCTCCGCGTCCGCGCCACCATCATGCGCGCCGCAGCCGAGTTCTTCGACACCAGCGGCTTCATCCGCACCGACCCACCCATCCTGACCCCCAATGCGTGTGAAGGCACCTCCGAGCTCTTCGAGATGGACTACTTCGACGACGACAAAGCCTACCTCACCCAGTCCGGCCAGCTCTACATCGAAGCCACCGCCCTCGCTCTCGGTAAGGTCTACTCCTTCGGCCCCACCTTCCGCGCCGAAAAGTCCAAGACCCGCCGCCACCTCACCGAGTTCTGGATGATCGAACCCGAGGTCGCCTTCCTCGAGCTAGACGGCCTCCTCGACCTCGCCGAAAACTTCATCACCCACATCGTCACCACCGTCCTCACCCACCACCGCGCCGACCTCAAAGTCATAGGCCGCGACATCGCCAAACTAGAAGCCGTCCTCGGCATCACCCCATCAACAAGCTCCGTCATCCTGAGCGAAGCGAAGGACCCCTGTATTTCGTCCGAAGCACCACAAACGCCCGCCAGAACCCAGGCAGACAATCCCATACCGGACGGCGCCGAAGGCGCGTCTGCCACACGCAGTGCTTTCCCCCGACTAAGCTACGACGAAGCCCACGCCATGCTCGAAGACGCCTTCGCCAAGGGCCTCATCGAAACCCGCCACAAAGAAGGCGACGACTTCGGCTCCCCCGACGAGACCTACATCTCCTCGCAGTTCGACCGCCCCGTCATGATCCACCGCTACCCCTCCGCCATCAAGGCCTTCTACATGCAGCCCGACCCCCTCGACCCCACCCGCGCCCTCTGCGTCGACGTCCTCGCCCCCGAGGGCTACGGCGAGATCATCGGCGGCTCCCAGCGCGTCGACAGCTACGACCTGCTCAAGTCCCGCATCGAAGCCCACAACCTCCCCCTCGCCGCCTTCCAGTGGTACCTCGACCTCCGCAAGTACGGCAGCGTCCCCCACAGCGGCTTCGGCATGGGCATCGAACGCGCCGTAGCCTGGATCTGCGGCCTCGACCACGTCCGCGAAACCATACCCTTCGCCAGAACCCTCAACAGAATCTACCCATGA